The genomic region tagctgattgagttttagctcgattgACATGGGTACTATTGTCAATacaggaggatgtgggttcgagtgtgcTGAAATGTATTATATTCCTATTTATGAGGTGGGAATGGGATATGagtaattttaaacattatgtCAAAAAACAGATACGATTagaacctataataaaattgttaaaaaaacacttaaatcCACCTATCAACTTAAACTCACACAAATTTTGTCAATaaattaatgttgtaattagtaataaaaatatgtctaatattacataaataaatcaatGCATTTTCTATGCGTTTTAGGGTAAAGTATAAaatggtcattaaactattgtttatattctattttggtcattggacttttaattttttcgatttaatcattaaactatttgaaatcaaatttttcggTCATTGAACGTTAACAACCGTTTGAAGTTTGACGAAAGTGTTGACATGAGcttttttattggtctaataataaatttagccctataatgtttacatattctatcagtTTGAtcctatatataaaaaatcaacaaatttagtctttgatgtttgcaaaataaaaatttttaaatttaaaaaaacaacaacaccCAAACCTCTATTTCTCCATCGTGCTCACCTCCATCAACTTATACTCCTAATGGTACCcgtcaataaaaaaattatgtcttCACTCCAGCAAAACTCCGAGGGCTCTTATTAGATCCGCCACCAGCCACGTCTCTTCCATCTTTTTCTTTGTCAACACATTCACGATCGGATAAAGGTGCTGGCATTCAACCTACCATTTCCCATCATAACCTAAACCACATGCATCGATTCCTTGATCCTTTCGATTTTGCAGAGATGTGCAATGAGCGAATCAAATGCGTGCTTGCGCGTAAGGCCTTTGTCTAAATGATATAAGGTTTGGACTAAAGGGTCGAGGATCGAGGGAGAGGATTTCGTATTGGTGATGAAGTGGAAGGTTTTAATGGTGTTGAAGCACCTGTCTTTCACGGAAGATAGCCTATCGTCACATATAATTGTTTTGACCGGCTTTGTGAACTTGCCTATCATAGTCGACTAATGTGGGCTTGTCGGGTCGAATGGGTCGGGACAGAAGAGAAGTGCGTGAAGAAGAAGTGAAGGATTGATTGGGGATAAGGGGATTGGTTGTTGAGTTTTTGGAGAATCAATATGTTATTACAAATGAAGATTAGAGAAATAGAGCTTtgggttttggggttttttttaaaaaaaatacaaaatttttaaaaattaaaaattttcattttgtaaatgttgagggttaaatttgttaatttttttatatttaggattaaattgatagaatgcgTAAACATTcgagagctaaatttgttattagactAATAAAATAATCCACTTCAACACTTTTGTCAAATTTCAAACGGCTGTTAACGTTCgataacaaaaaaaacttagattttgaatagtttagtgactaaattgaaaaaattaaaagttcaatgaccaaaataaaacacgAGCAATAGTTTAGTAACCATTTCTGTACTTTACCTTTTTTTATAGATACTGATATTGCTCGGTATCTTATTATTGAGATTGCAAATTGAATCTAAaataggtaaaagtatcatagaggtCCTTGTATTAAGAGTTGGGTTGTCTTTTGTCcactctactcaaaaaatgggtaaattaatcattgtatgttagatcaaagagcaaattgatcattttgttaaaattttcatccacttttattgttaaaaactaatcTTTGCACATCAGCATGAGGTACTatctaattatttcattagccacaccaatttttaacaatggaaatgaatgaaaaagttaacAGAAATGATCAGTTTACTCTTTTATCTAACacatagggactaatttgcttattttttgagtaaaatggACAAAATGTAATATGACTCCTAGTATAAATGCcttcataatacttttaccttttaaaatataaaaaaattattataactcgATAAATTTAAAGTGCAAATGAATTATGTTTTGCTCCTTGAACTTAGATGATACTATTTTTTTTGGACTTCAATTTACTAAAAGAAGCATGTCCCGAATGAATTGGGACAAAATAACATCTAGATTCATCTAAATTTGGGTATTCTTTTGTCCCAATTAATTCTAAACATGAAGTgatcttttctaatttttaataagtttatatatttttatatatttttattgtttattaataCTTGTCACATGTTGCAATTCAAGTCCGCCATATGGCATTATTTTATTGGTTGCTAATGTCACTTCATCACGTTCTACCGACATTAAAGAGAAGTTATCTAAATGTGAGACGGATTCTAAGTTAAAGAATTAGTTAGGTctcaaaaaaaagaagaaaaaaaaggtactAACTAGGTATGGGTGGCCAAGTCTAGGGAGAAAATATACATTAACtcacttgaaaaatatttaaaagtgttaatgtattatttagtatttgagtttgactttaatatttaatttggtacttgaatttaggtttattgttcaatttggtaccaaattaaaacattaaatccaAAATCATATGCTTAATTGGGACAAAAGAAAAGCTCGAGTATCGATTGaaaaaactcaaatattaaattacatattaaaactaaattaatgtaccaaatagtatattaacccaaagaaaaatccaaattcaaaacttataatgaacCACGAATGTACATGTGTGTGTTTTGCGGggtacaattaaaatatttcgaAGCCATTAACGAGACAATGGCTGTTGATGTTATTCCTTGATTGCAAAATGTTGAGTTTGCAAGTTTCATTTAGTGTCCTTCATAATTCCAATTTAAACTCCATACTTAattctttaataattttgattgagTATTAATTCGATTCACATCGacattattattaatgtaaaagaATATGGGTTGAGTACACTGAAatgtattatcctcctatttataggttgaggaGGAACTATCAATAGTTCTAGacattatataaaatagaacagatatgatcagaacttataaatatcattcataaaaataattctttaatatttttttattaaatatagcACAATTACCGCTAAAATCCATACTGCTTTATTAATATATCTAAATTTCTAAGTCAAGTCAAGCCAACTTATTTAGCTTTACTCACCTAACGCCAGCCAGCCAACTAACCACCAAACCGCAGTTCTTATTGATCAAATTGTTTTGTACATAACACTacaaactaaatttatttatttatttatttatttatttcttaaggAGGCCTAGaatttagataattaaaatCAGATTTTAAGTCGAATAAATgaatcaatcaaattaatttgtttttacatttaaacattgatttaatataaaataaatattaaatatgtattttgcttaataataaacttttaataaaaaattaaaggtgtttcaaatcttattaaaattaaataaattttgttatgtgctaaaaaaaattattgtaccTCATCCTCATCTGAAGCTTACCTCATAGGAGGCATGCCATCACGAGTATCTCGTCATACTAACTGTACCTTGTTAAATGATTACATTTTGCCAATACactttttaatttcatgataCGTGGGATTCAGTCACTTACATCATAGCTCATTCAAGTCGAATTACGAGATGTGACTTTTAAGGGTGGAGGGAGGGGGGCAAGTAGTGTGGCTTTGGATcccaataaaaatgaaaaatgactcTCTTTAGTTTTTAGGAAATCACAAGTtagtataatggtaaaattgtattttgactttctaaaaaaaacaattcattGTTTTGTCCTATAAAACAATTTCTTGACATCACACTTGGTGACTTTTCGTATATTCCAACATGCGTTTAAGAGTAATGACTCATCAAAGCctacaaactaaaagacaattAGTTAAACTGATGTTCAAAAGGTGATTCATACAAAAACAACTGTGAGAAAACTTCACGGGGCACACAACCAGAACTCTTAATCAAACTTCTCTCTCACATCTTCTCTTTCGCTCCTTTTGATTTATCTAATATTCTAGTAGCTCTCTgtatattttcttgtaaacagattttaatattcattttaaacttttatcaaTGATagaattttaacataatatgcataataatattttttatttaatttaatacttatacacttataaaattaactacCTACTCTCAATTTGATCGGATCCATgcctattttttttccttaaatataagtatatattacaaaatttaacagcttaaaaaacaaaacaaaatatatagaaaaagaaaattaatgttGTTCAGTGTCCTAACTACCAAACGCCACGTGACCTACAATGGTCAGTTCAGCTGGCCTCTCTCTAACTAGCAGCTaccttactttttttttttttttcaatcaaaatttccCTCTCTGTTATTCATATAAATTCCGTATCTACCATCCCCCATTTCCATCATAAATTTTCTCTCCGTTTCTCTCCATTTCCTTCCAACTGTCTCTCTTCAGGTAAAAAGGATTACATTTACTCTCAGATCagcttctttttttctctctcaatTCCATTGTCCGTTGCTTTCCTAGTGCTTCTTTTACTTTTGATCCCGATTCTTTTAATGGAAAGTTTCTTAAAGATACtttgatttgttgttttttgtttgtttggctgaagaattaaattatgtaaacgCTAGAGATCTCgcgttttcttcttcttattacTACTGTTTTTTAGCTGCATTGCGGTGATTTGATTTCCTTTGCTCTCGTCTTTTTTTTTCGGTTGAGATCTGGTTTGTTTTAGGTTCAAGTTAGGTGTAATTTTGGATCCGGATTGTTTTTTAATTGCTTGAATCGATGCAAATGAGTTATTCTGTTTTTGTTTAACAGGTCCCTTTGAGCCGAAGCCATGGCCACTGGACAGTTATTTTCTCGGACCACTCAAGCGTTATTCTACAATTACAAACAACTTCCTATTCAACGCATGCTTGATTTTGATTTCCTTTGCGGTACGGTTCTCTTTCtggtttcatttttttgttgatCAAAGTTTACagttcatatttttctttaagaaCTTAAGTGGAATTGTTCGAATTAAGTTGTTTATTGCTTGATTCTTTATAAGTactgaattttctttttgaatttgtaGGGAGGGAAACACCATCTGTTGCTGGTATTATTAATCCCGGTGCTGAGGGATTTCAGAAACTCTTCTTTGGTCAAGAGGAAATTGCGATCCCAGTACATTCTACGTAATAAGCTCTTCTATtctgtttctatttttatatcaGTCTTTGCTTTTCTTTGATTATTAATTAGTATCTTCATAGTTCTTTATGGTAAATGAACTTTATGGCATGTTAGCTTTATGCATTATTATCCTACACACTGCCTGCTAAGTTTAGAAATCTCCACAAAAGGTGCTTCTACGACCAATCTTGTGTAAAACTGGAAAGATACACTTGCTTctatagattttaaattctGCTGTTATAGGATGGTCATctgttatattataaattttcttcGAGAAGATTCACTTCTTTTACTGttaacaaattatatattaattggCCTATGATACTATAGATTGGCCTAGCTTTTCATGAGCAGaaggatttttttttggttattcgGTTAACTGTTTCTCAAATATGGAAACCAATGTGTATTGTGCTTGTAAGTTGTAATCAATTAGTTCCTACCAATTAATAATCTAGTTGTGTCATGATAAAGCACATTAAGTAAATACATTTGCTTTTACATCCTTTAAAGAGTACGACAATGCTGAAAGCTTACTCTATTGTTTAGTTGGTTACTTTCTTTCTCCAAGCTTTATGTTCTCTGACCTttgatttgatatgttttgCAGCATTGAAGCAGCATGTACTGCACACCCAACTGCTGATGTTTTTATCAACTTTGCATCTTTCCGAAGGTTAGTCCTCATGTTTTATGCTGTTTCTTAGCGCAGGAGTTCTTGAATGCAtaagttaattattatattttatttcacttgCAGTGCTGCTGCTTCATCCATGGCTGCTCTGAAACAGCCAACCATTCGAGTTGTTGCTATAATTGCTGAAGGTGTTCCTGAGTCAGACACCAAGCAGTTGATTGCATATGCACGTTCCAACAATAAGGTGAGGAAGATGATTTAAACCAAACTAGGCAATGATTATGATCATCAAATAAATACATGTCATATTGGGTTCTTGCACAAGCAAAGTATCTGTTTTAGAGTTAACTGTTTGATCTTCTTTCACcttcatttgattttattacTTACGAACTTGCAGGTTGTTATTGGCCCAGCTACCGTCGGAGGAATTCAGGCTGGAGCTTTTAAGATTGGTGACACTGCTGGAACAATTGACAACATTGTTCAATGCAAGCTGTACAGGCCTGGATCTGTTGGCTTTGTCTCCAAATCTGTACGTGATAATGATACTTTTTCTTTATGTATGGGTGCGCATGTCTGTCAATGCCTCTTTCTCTTCTGCTTAAGCAAATTCTACTTGGCACTTTGTGGGGGCAATCTATCCTCAATTTGACATTTACGTTATGTCTTTGGCAAGAATGTGAATCCATGCTCTTTCATCTGTTGTGACAtgttcttttataaaataattgcaGGGTGGTATGTCAAATGAAATGTACAACACAATTGCCCGTGTTACAGATGGAATCTATGAAGGTAACAAATAAGCTTTTAACATTTTGCTCTATATTCATACCTGCTAAACtgaatgaaaatttatattaaatattaaatttgggTACAAATTGAAAACTTGTGTAGGTATTGCAATTGGAGGAGATGTCTTCCCTGGCTCCACTTTATCTGACCATATTTTGCGATTTAACAATATTCCACAGgtaaatcatttttttcattcaattcctTGTGGTTTCCTGTCTATTATTAGTTGCTACACATGCAAAGAACGCATGGCATGGTTAGAAAAATGAGAAACTTACACTCCCAATTCTCCATCTTAACTTTTAATAGGATTAAgaattcaaaattcataattgaTTTTGAAACATCTTCTGCATTGGAAAAGAAGGTTTCTGATTTGTTTTCCATATTCACCTCAGGTAAAGATGATGGTTGTGCTCGGAGAGCTTGGTGGACGAGATGAGTATTCCTTGGTTGAAGCCCTGAAACAGGGAAAAGTGAACAAGCCAGTGGTTGCTTGGGTCAGTGGAACTTGTGCACGACTCTTCAAGTCAGAAGTACAGTTTGGTCATGCTGTAAGCTACAAACTTAATCTTCCTGGAATTCATTCAACTACGGTGTTACTGCGATTAGTGAGACATAACTTTACCTTATTACTCATTCAGGGAGCTAAGAGTGGTGGTGAGATGGAGTCTGCCCAGGCAAAGAATCAGGCACTAAGGGATGCTGGAGCTGTAGTTCCCACTTCATATGAAGCTTTTGAAGCTGTGATCAAGGAAACATTTGACAAACTGGTATGTTTCTATCTTGTCCAAAGTTTGACCAGTTCTATGCTTTAGTTATATTCATGTACTCGACTTGTGTCTTTAGGTTGAACAAGGGAAGATTACACCCGTGAAGGAAGTTATGCCTCCACAAATCCCAGAAGATCTTAACAATGCAATTAAGAGCGGGAAAGTTCGTGCTCCAACTCACATTATTTCAACCATCTCTGATGACAGGGGTACCTTGCCTTAACCCATATACgttgaaaattgaaagagatGTTTGATACATTGAGATGAGCCTGCActaatttctttcttctttcctaATTTGCAGGTGAGGAACCGTGCTATGCTGGTGTGCCCATGTCTTCCATTGTCGAGCGAGGTTATGGTGTTGGTGATGTCATTTCTCTCTTGTGGTTCAAACGTAGCCTTCCCAGATACTGTACTCATTTTATCGAGGTAGGCTACTGAAATTAGACTAACTTCTTAAGGGTTATGTGTCATTTTATGACTATCTCCATCtttagaaagcaaattcctGTGTTGTTTTCACTAATAAGTATGATCTGTTCAGATATGCATCATGCTCTGTGCCGACCACGGTCCATGTGTCTCTGGTGCTCACAACACCATAGTGACTGCAAGAGCTGGAAAGGACCTAGTTTCCAGCCTTGTTTCAGGTTTGCTGACTATCGGTCCTCGATTTGGTGGTGCCATTGATGATGCTGCTCGGTACTTTAAAGATGCTTATGACCGGGTAAGTTTCAATGGTGATTACTTGTAAAGGTTTGGGATGACTTGGTTTTTTATGACCGTTTTCTGCTAACATTCTAAGATGCTTTTTTCCATCCTGTGTTTTCACAGGGCCTTACACCTTATGAATTTGTTGAAAGCATGAAAAAGAAGGGTATTCGTGTGCCAGGAATTGGCCACAGGTACAGATGGTTTTTAATGGTTACAGATACCTTGTGAGTTTATTATTTCTTATGGATCTTATTACATGTCTAATGGTTGCAAATACTTGCTTTGCTTCGTGTTAAAAGGATTAAGAGAGGGGACAACAGAGATAAAAGAGTAGAGCTCCTCCAACGGTTTGCTCGCACACATTTCCCGTCTGTAAAGTACATGGAATATGCCGTTCAAGTTGAAACATATACGCTTTCCAAGGCTAACAACCTTGTCCTCAACGTTGATGGTGCCATTGGGTCTCTTTTCTTGGATCTTCTTGCTGGAAGTGGAATGTTCTCCAAGCAAGAGATTGATGAGATAGTTGAGATCGGCTACCTTAATGGACTCTTTGTGTTAGCAAGATCCATTGGTTTGATTGGGTAAGATTGCTTACACTTCGGAATTTCCATATATAACTTGAGTTTTCGTATATAAGCATGATATCTGATACCTGATACGAACTTAGATGGTCCAATGATGGTGAAAGGTTCATTGATTGATGGAACGTTTTATTGCATTTGCTTAAATACTTGTAATGTATTTACTAGCTTCTTACATTTAATCGTTCGATATCTCAGGCACACATTCGACCAAAAGAGATTGAAGCAGCCACTATACCGTCACCCATGGGAGGATGTTCTCTACACCAAGTGAGAGAGAGCCATTCACGGCAGGTGCGTGCAACGGCGAcctgcttttcttttttctcgaGCATTCTTGTTTTCGAAGTCATTGGTGTCTGCATTTTGGAGGGAGGGGGGTTATTGGTTGTTTTGTTCTTCCATTAGTGTTTGTAATGTTAATTGGTGTTGTATTCAAAGATTACGagatgaaaaagattaaaaaaaaaaaagtttctaatcattttttaaaccaaaattgtatcagtttcatggaaaaataagaGATGCCTGTCAGGTTTTGTATGTGCAAAAGAAACATACATTGTATGAGAAATTAGGATTCCTCCTtctgaattattaaatattacaGTATAGGcagttgaaataaatttttaccaAAGGGTTAATGTAATTTTTCGCCTTAAACTTGGTAATTAGAtccattttgatatttatatttttctattcacTTTGATACCTAAGTTTAGCAACTAGTTATCAAAgtggataaaaaaaaatgtagaaGTACAAAATGAATCTAGTTGTTtaagtttaggaaaaaaattacattaaccTTTCTCTAAATCTAAATGTTGGATAACTAAGGTTAAATGAGGTGCTTATGCTCACTAATTATTtgatgagaaaaagaaaaagctaagTTTGATTTGTTCACTCCTGAGCCAAGCTAAAGCTCTAGAGATAGTCAATTTGAACAGTTTGTATGCCTAATCCaaccatttatttataaatatattttttaacattttatttaaataagcttAAACTCGAactcataataatatataaatatttaaaaaaaagcttgAGTCAAACTCAAACaatattattctattttgaGATAAACTTGTTgcgagtttttatttttatttttattttttttcaatttttgatacCTTGTTTGATTCTATTTTGAGTCTAACTCAATCTTAGATCATTATACGCAATCAAGTTTGAATTGATATCGAATAAAATTGGGCTTTTCACTGTTGTCACGGCTCAATCACATCCTAAATGATGCAAATGGCTAAATCTTTTATGGGTCGTGGCCGAGCCAGATAGACCCAACCTGAATTTCTTGGGTTGTATAATAAACCTATTGGGTCTAACCGGTTATGTAAGACTAGATCGACTCGGATGAACTAGTCTATCCCATTTTTTCCCCAACGTTTATTTTtcgtatatttaaaattaaatccttCTATTTTTATCTtcgacattttgaaattaaaaaattataaccatatataacagaaaaaataatgttgtaatggaccaaaattttacaaaagaatTTTAGCGATTTTAACAAgcatttttaaatatgaatatgaaaAGTACTAGGATCTAATGCATATTCCAAATCGGAAAATATAAACAAAGAAAAGCGGTTTTCCCACTCTTTCCCCCGCTATGCATTATTTCACACAATCTACAAAGGCCACAACTGCCTTTTACGTCTTTTGAATGAAACCAATAAGCATAACTGCCATCGCCTTAAAACTGAGTTTAATGATTCTAAATAGTTTAGAGTGATATCATTTGTCGCCGGCTCGGTCTAGTGAAGCAATGATCGAATGGCAGCAACGGCATCGCCCTTGTGCTCACGGAGTGTTCTCTCAGCCACCTTTTTGTCCAACTAATTTTTCCAgtgaaaatgatttaaaaaagaaaagaaaagatattagAACCTTTGGCACATTACATCGGTGAGAAGAACAAATAAACAACTAAGAATCCAACCTCTAATTCATTCGCAATGATGTCAACTTCAGCCGCGTTGATTTTAACAGCAGCTAATTCTTTCTCTCTGTATGGAAACAAAAATGTACTTGAGGTTAAGGATAAACCAGGGATGACCAATTTGAGTAATTACGGAGCAGTCAAAAACTACAACATTGGATCTTTCGTTTCGAAAGGTCTACAAGCTATGATATAACAATGGGGATTTCGGGATCCCATAATAATATTGGCAAAGAAAGAACATAAGGATTATGATGTCAAAAGAAGAAACCTTGTCTAGCAAACTGAAATCAAAGACGATTATCCATTGACACTGATTAAAATTACAGGATATCGATCTTATTAGCATTCAATTTAATGTCAAACTAGTAGAATAATAGATGGCAAGCTTTCAATCTATGCTATTTTGACTCAGGTTTGTGTAGGATAAGTATACATCCAATACGAATATgttataacatttaattttttccatgtatttggaaGGTCCTTGAAGGGTTATAAACTTGTATGAAAGTACCCATATCCGAATATGGACCAGATGAAGAACCCGAGCAACATAGCTTTTAGCAGGCTAACGATGTTGCTTATCGGGTAATGCATATACTCAACCCTCAACTATAAGAATATCAATGTGGCAATCAATCTAGAAAAACCTAATcaattattaaacataattttcttttgacatTGTTTATGTCCATTTTACGGTCACTGTTTACGGTTCATGGCTGCCTCTTCCAATAATGTGGTCGTTCAAACTTGCATCTCCTTGAGAGTGCAATGTGGCTTAACATTGCAGCCAACTTATTGGTAATTATTAAACATGATGACAAagtaaaattcaatatattccAATGCAAACACAAAACAATCTTCTTCTCTGCCttaacaaaatctcaaaatgaacctaattgaactaaaattcaaattgaatagTCAAAGATTCAAAGCCAAATTTCAGTCAAAAATCGATTATTTTCTCACAAGAAAACtacagaaaatgaaattcataaaacaaaaccaaaaagaaaaatcaaacctCAATCTCATAGCATTCTTTTCTGCTTCAGCTGAGGCTGCAATCGATGCCATGGCCTGACACAGTCAAAACCAAAACTCATaagaaacaattaaataaaataaaaattatacaaaaaaaaaaccatgaaTTTATACAGAAAGAGTACCGATTGGGCACGAGAAGAATCAAGCTGTCGATCTTCGACACGGTCAGTGAGTTTATCGAAGGCTTTGCTTTGTTGTTGTAAATCCTTTGAGTCAACGACTCGGTCAACGCCTCCATCTCCAGCTTCCATATTCGCTTGTTTTTTGCTTTAGTGTTCCAAGGTATAAGCGAGACGAGATAGAAGAAGAAGCTTTGCGAagctaaaaccctaaactcgtTGATCGATCAGAGTTTCAGTTCTCCACTTTCGAAATGGAAAATCCTTCGTGAATTGGAAACTATCTCCTAGGTTTTTAAGGCCCATTGTTGAAATTATGAATTGGGCTTTAATTTATCAGAAGATTGGTCCAAACTTTGCAAGGCCGATTAAATTCGACTTATAGGATGAGcaatagaggtgctcatgagccgggcggcccggcccggcctgacggcctgcccgaaatatgggagggtttgggtaaaaatataggcctgaaatatgggcttgggcaaaaaaatgaggcccgtttagaaaacggtccgggcctcgggcaccacttttttggcccgggcctggcccgatataataaatatatttattttttaaaaattttttaattttaaaatatttttaaaatacttttttattattttttaattttaaaatatttttaaaatactttttttaatttttaaaataaatttttggtatttattaaaaaatggaccgggccgggcccgggcttatgattttttcccggctgggcctgggcaaaatttcaggcccatatttcgggtcgggccGAAAATTTTTATGGGCTCTGCCCGAAtccggcctggcccggcccatgagcacctctaatgaGCAACGGtgtaaatcaaattaattaatttaagtttattattttgattaaattgatttagggtttgttttaaataattaagacgatcaattttttattaataaaatatatttaacttacCCAATCGATTTAAtcgaatttaatatatattatttatttattttaaatatattttaaatataatttaaattaatccgATTTAACTcgattataatatatatttttatattaaaaaattcagttAAACAACTTAACCGATCAAATCAACTGATGTGAAGTTGATTCGATGGTTTAAAACGAAAGTTGGTCAATTAGTTATGTTGGAGGTTGGTTTATTAAGTCggttatatatgaaaattgataaataaataaaaaccagaGGTTACATTGGTAGTCATATTAGgcataattattttgatttttaatctaaaattttttatatatggtAGTCATATTGGacataattattttgattttttatttttaatatatttttaattacttttgtaattgataataattgaatttttaacccataattcatatataaaaagacatcaaatacatattcttaaaaaaaacacatacaTAACTGATtagtatatttattatttgttttatatcaaaatgataaatttaatatttaatttgattctaaataaataatttaatttaatcaatgaCTCGAATGTGACTAgaggtgagcattcgatcgactCATATCGAATCGAGCTAAAAAGTTTCGAGTTAGTTGAGTTAATGAATCTTATTTTGGCAATCgaattcaatttttc from Gossypium raimondii isolate GPD5lz chromosome 1, ASM2569854v1, whole genome shotgun sequence harbors:
- the LOC105775368 gene encoding uncharacterized protein LOC105775368 — encoded protein: MEAGDGGVDRVVDSKDLQQQSKAFDKLTDRVEDRQLDSSRAQSAMASIAASAEAEKNAMRLREKELAAVKINAAEVDIIANELELDKKVAERTLREHKGDAVAAIRSLLH
- the LOC105775358 gene encoding ATP-citrate synthase beta chain protein 2 produces the protein MATGQLFSRTTQALFYNYKQLPIQRMLDFDFLCGRETPSVAGIINPGAEGFQKLFFGQEEIAIPVHSTIEAACTAHPTADVFINFASFRSAAASSMAALKQPTIRVVAIIAEGVPESDTKQLIAYARSNNKVVIGPATVGGIQAGAFKIGDTAGTIDNIVQCKLYRPGSVGFVSKSGGMSNEMYNTIARVTDGIYEGIAIGGDVFPGSTLSDHILRFNNIPQVKMMVVLGELGGRDEYSLVEALKQGKVNKPVVAWVSGTCARLFKSEVQFGHAGAKSGGEMESAQAKNQALRDAGAVVPTSYEAFEAVIKETFDKLVEQGKITPVKEVMPPQIPEDLNNAIKSGKVRAPTHIISTISDDRGEEPCYAGVPMSSIVERGYGVGDVISLLWFKRSLPRYCTHFIEICIMLCADHGPCVSGAHNTIVTARAGKDLVSSLVSGLLTIGPRFGGAIDDAARYFKDAYDRGLTPYEFVESMKKKGIRVPGIGHRIKRGDNRDKRVELLQRFARTHFPSVKYMEYAVQVETYTLSKANNLVLNVDGAIGSLFLDLLAGSGMFSKQEIDEIVEIGYLNGLFVLARSIGLIGHTFDQKRLKQPLYRHPWEDVLYTK